Proteins found in one Streptomyces sp. NBC_00461 genomic segment:
- the rho gene encoding transcription termination factor Rho, translating to MSDTTDLMGARVEETAAAPATDASAPATGAGSRRRRGTGLDGMVLAELQQVASGLGIRGTARMRKSQLIEVIKEAQAGGGAAAPKAEDAAETKPKRRATSKARTGDDAAPAAAKKAAAPAEKAVAQQQIEIPGQPAGGPSRASEAERAGDDAPAERRRRRATSEAGAPASSTETIAAEAKSEPKAENPAQSQPQGDAGDGDGRQGRRDRRDRDRGGRGDRDRRGNKGDEQQGGQGGGQQRQDRQDRGDRQQQGGARQDRQDRQQRDNGPQDDDDFDGGRRGRRGRYRDRRGRRGRDEIGGAEPQLADDDVLIPVAGILDILDNYAFIRTSGYLPGPNDVYVSLAQVRKNGLRKGDHVTGAVRQPKDGERREKFNALVRLDSANGMAAESGRGRPEFNKLTPLYPQDRLRLETDPGVLTTRIIDLVAPIGKGQRGLIVAPPKTGKTMIMQAIANAITHNNPECHLMVVLVDERPEEVTDMQRSVKGEVISSTFDRPAEDHTTVAELAIERAKRLVELGHDVVVLLDSITRLGRAYNLAAPASGRILSGGVDSTALYPPKRFFGAARNIEDGGSLTILATALVDTGSRMDEVIFEEFKGTGNAELKLDRKLADKRIFPAVDVDASGTRKEEILLGSDELAITWKLRRVLHALDQQQAIELLLDKMKQTKSNAEFLLQIQKTTPMPGNGD from the coding sequence GTGAGCGACACCACCGATCTGATGGGCGCACGTGTCGAGGAGACCGCTGCCGCGCCCGCCACGGACGCCTCCGCGCCTGCCACCGGTGCAGGCTCCCGGCGGCGCCGCGGTACCGGCCTCGACGGCATGGTGCTGGCAGAGCTGCAGCAGGTCGCATCCGGCCTCGGTATCAGGGGCACCGCGCGCATGCGCAAGAGCCAGCTGATCGAGGTCATCAAGGAGGCGCAGGCGGGAGGCGGTGCCGCGGCCCCCAAGGCCGAGGACGCCGCCGAGACCAAGCCCAAGCGCCGCGCCACCTCCAAGGCTCGTACGGGCGATGACGCAGCGCCCGCCGCCGCGAAGAAGGCCGCCGCCCCGGCCGAGAAGGCCGTGGCCCAGCAGCAGATCGAGATCCCCGGCCAGCCGGCCGGCGGCCCCTCCCGCGCGAGCGAGGCCGAGCGTGCGGGAGACGACGCGCCTGCGGAGCGCCGTCGTCGTCGCGCCACCTCGGAGGCCGGCGCCCCGGCGTCGAGCACCGAGACCATCGCCGCCGAGGCGAAGAGCGAGCCCAAGGCCGAGAACCCGGCCCAGAGCCAGCCGCAGGGCGACGCCGGTGACGGCGACGGCCGCCAGGGCCGCCGTGACCGCCGGGACCGCGACCGCGGGGGCCGTGGTGACCGCGACCGCCGCGGCAACAAGGGCGACGAGCAGCAGGGCGGCCAGGGCGGTGGCCAGCAGCGCCAGGACCGTCAGGACCGCGGGGACCGGCAGCAGCAGGGCGGCGCGCGCCAGGACCGTCAGGACCGCCAGCAGCGCGACAACGGCCCGCAGGACGACGACGACTTCGATGGCGGCCGCCGCGGCCGTCGGGGCCGTTACCGGGACCGTCGTGGCCGTCGTGGCCGTGACGAGATCGGCGGCGCCGAGCCGCAGCTCGCCGACGACGACGTCCTGATCCCCGTCGCGGGCATTCTCGACATCCTCGACAACTACGCTTTCATCCGCACGTCGGGCTACCTGCCGGGCCCCAACGACGTGTACGTCTCCCTCGCCCAGGTCCGCAAGAACGGCCTGCGCAAGGGCGACCACGTCACCGGTGCCGTGCGCCAGCCCAAGGACGGCGAGCGCCGCGAGAAGTTCAACGCGCTGGTCCGCCTCGACTCGGCGAACGGGATGGCGGCCGAATCCGGGCGCGGCCGCCCGGAGTTCAACAAGCTGACGCCGCTGTACCCGCAGGACCGCCTCCGTCTGGAGACGGACCCGGGCGTCCTCACCACCCGCATCATCGACCTCGTCGCGCCGATCGGTAAGGGCCAGCGCGGTCTGATCGTGGCCCCGCCGAAGACCGGCAAGACCATGATCATGCAGGCGATCGCCAACGCGATCACGCACAACAACCCCGAGTGCCACCTGATGGTCGTCCTGGTCGACGAGCGTCCGGAAGAGGTCACCGACATGCAGCGGTCGGTCAAGGGCGAGGTCATCTCCTCGACCTTCGACCGCCCGGCCGAGGACCACACGACGGTCGCCGAGCTGGCCATCGAGCGCGCCAAGCGCCTGGTGGAACTGGGTCACGACGTCGTCGTGCTGCTCGACTCGATCACGCGTCTGGGCCGTGCGTACAACCTCGCCGCCCCGGCCTCCGGCCGCATCCTGTCCGGTGGTGTCGACTCGACCGCCCTGTACCCGCCGAAGCGCTTCTTCGGTGCCGCGCGCAACATCGAGGACGGTGGCTCGCTCACCATCCTGGCGACGGCCCTTGTCGACACCGGGTCCCGCATGGACGAGGTGATCTTCGAGGAGTTCAAGGGCACGGGCAACGCCGAGCTCAAGCTCGACCGGAAGCTCGCCGACAAGCGCATCTTCCCGGCGGTGGACGTCGACGCGTCCGGTACCCGTAAGGAAGAGATCCTGCTCGGCAGTGACGAGCTCGCCATCACCTGGAAGCTGCGGAGGGTGCTGCACGCGCTCGACCAGCAGCAGGCGATCGAGCTGCTGCTGGACAAGATGAAGCAGACGAAGTCGAACGCCGAGTTCCTGCTCCAGATCCAGAAGACGACGCCGATGCCCGGTAACGGTGACTAG
- a CDS encoding trypsin-like serine protease, translating into MALPIAAAGLAAAVAGALPASSAGAATGVPTPTVKPATSTVSTTVLQKRIAGALVTDGTAGQATPKSSFSASTTGSSVSPYVIGGTDTAVTSAPWMAQLWYYDDQGTADESDDLGFFCGGTVVSPTKILTAAHCVRDENGKSYDWKAYGAVLTGTSQLPTTDSYGSTDLHGGTVSLPLRQWNHPSYSATTINNDIAVLTLASPVTATPLRMTTSGDTTSYAGGTSARLYGWGRTGSTSQDISETLKSTTLTIHADSTCSGVYGSGYVKGHMICAGSQSGSDIGTKAACNGDSGGPLVVNNRIVGVVSWGVANCVKKGYYSVFSKVSSYVGAAYANVDDTDLSHTDGKADLFVRSSSTKEAFEKDSKGTSLAARVSLGSYDGVDLVLQTDLNRDGYQDMVVRQSAGGDVYWLHYVPSGGTWAKTKIFTDWKTRTRIVAPGDITGDYLPDLLSVDSGGTLWIYPGKGNGTFASRVKVGTGWNQYNSLRGKGDFTGDGKTDLLARKSSNGDLYLYKGTGKSGTGAFSARVKVRSAWTGYNAFDAVGDVSGDGRADFLARTPSGTLYLYKGTGKATTEIFATRVSVGTGFQQYDLFG; encoded by the coding sequence ATGGCACTGCCCATTGCCGCGGCAGGACTGGCCGCCGCTGTCGCCGGTGCGTTGCCGGCCTCGTCCGCGGGTGCCGCCACCGGCGTGCCGACGCCGACCGTCAAGCCCGCCACCAGCACCGTCTCGACCACCGTGCTGCAGAAGCGCATCGCCGGCGCGCTCGTCACCGACGGCACCGCGGGGCAGGCGACGCCGAAGTCGTCCTTCAGCGCGAGCACGACCGGCTCCTCCGTGAGCCCGTACGTCATCGGCGGCACCGACACCGCCGTCACCTCGGCGCCCTGGATGGCGCAGCTCTGGTACTACGACGACCAGGGCACCGCCGACGAGAGCGACGACCTCGGCTTCTTCTGCGGCGGCACCGTCGTCTCGCCGACGAAGATCCTCACCGCCGCGCACTGCGTCAGGGACGAGAACGGCAAGAGCTACGACTGGAAGGCCTACGGCGCCGTCCTGACCGGCACCTCGCAGCTGCCGACCACCGACAGCTACGGCAGCACCGACCTGCACGGCGGCACCGTGTCGCTGCCGCTCAGACAGTGGAACCACCCGTCGTACAGCGCGACGACCATCAACAACGACATCGCCGTCCTCACCCTGGCCTCCCCGGTCACGGCGACGCCGCTGCGCATGACGACGTCCGGCGACACCACCTCGTACGCCGGCGGCACCAGCGCCAGGCTCTACGGCTGGGGGCGCACCGGCTCCACCAGCCAGGACATCTCCGAGACGCTGAAGTCGACCACGCTGACCATCCACGCCGACAGCACCTGCTCGGGCGTCTACGGCAGCGGGTACGTCAAGGGCCACATGATCTGCGCCGGCTCGCAGAGCGGCAGCGACATCGGCACCAAGGCGGCCTGCAACGGAGACTCCGGCGGGCCCCTGGTCGTGAACAACCGGATCGTCGGCGTCGTCTCGTGGGGCGTCGCGAACTGTGTGAAGAAGGGCTACTACAGCGTCTTCTCGAAGGTCAGCAGCTACGTCGGCGCCGCCTACGCGAACGTCGACGACACCGACCTCAGTCACACGGACGGCAAGGCCGACCTGTTCGTGCGCAGCTCCTCCACCAAGGAGGCGTTCGAGAAGGACTCCAAGGGCACGTCGCTTGCGGCACGGGTCTCCCTGGGGTCGTACGACGGTGTCGACCTCGTCCTGCAGACCGACCTGAACCGGGACGGCTACCAGGACATGGTGGTGCGCCAGAGTGCCGGCGGCGACGTCTACTGGCTGCACTACGTGCCGTCCGGTGGGACCTGGGCCAAGACGAAGATCTTCACCGACTGGAAGACCCGCACCCGCATCGTCGCCCCGGGCGACATCACCGGCGACTACCTTCCGGACCTGCTGTCGGTCGACTCCGGCGGCACCCTGTGGATCTACCCCGGCAAGGGCAACGGCACCTTCGCCTCCCGGGTGAAGGTCGGCACCGGCTGGAACCAGTACAACTCCCTGCGCGGCAAGGGGGACTTCACCGGCGACGGCAAGACCGACCTGCTCGCCCGCAAGAGCAGCAACGGGGACCTGTACCTGTACAAGGGCACCGGCAAGTCCGGCACGGGCGCCTTCTCTGCCCGCGTCAAGGTGCGCAGCGCCTGGACCGGCTACAACGCCTTCGACGCGGTCGGCGACGTCAGCGGCGACGGCAGGGCCGACTTCCTGGCCCGTACGCCCTCAGGGACCCTCTATCTGTACAAGGGCACCGGTAAGGCCACAACGGAGATCTTTGCCACAAGGGTCTCGGTCGGTACCGGTTTCCAGCAGTACGACCTCTTCGGCTGA
- a CDS encoding LCP family protein, translated as MSAESTPGPGIPGGSGTNGSRNSAKGRRRKPRSKRHKGLLIAAWTTAGIVVLGGTGAGYVYFKLNGNIKSVDIDSALGTSRPTKVDNGSENILVLGSDSRSGKNKKLGGGADDGSARSDTAMIVHVYKGHKRASVVSIPRDTIIDRPECTDTKGVTHDAANGVMFNSAYSTGGATCAVKTVESLTDIRMDHYLEVDFSGFEKLVDELGGVQVTTTKDIKDSESHLNLSAGSHKLDGEQALGLVRTRHGVGDGSDLGRIQLQQAFIKALADQVKHIGVFSNPKRLYDLADTATKAVTADSKLGSVNSLMSFANGLKGIGSSNMHMVTMPVRYDPANPNRVIVEKSKAQQVWTALKNDRPIPKAATEGNATGEARGVVSSGRE; from the coding sequence ATGTCCGCCGAGAGCACGCCGGGACCCGGCATACCGGGAGGATCCGGGACCAACGGCTCGCGCAACAGCGCCAAGGGCCGTCGCCGCAAGCCCCGCAGCAAGCGCCACAAGGGCCTTCTGATCGCGGCCTGGACCACTGCGGGCATCGTCGTGCTCGGCGGCACCGGGGCCGGATACGTGTACTTCAAGCTCAACGGCAACATCAAGAGCGTCGACATCGACTCGGCGCTCGGCACCTCACGGCCGACGAAGGTGGACAACGGCTCGGAGAACATCCTCGTCCTCGGCTCGGACTCCCGCTCCGGCAAGAACAAGAAGCTCGGCGGCGGCGCCGACGACGGCAGCGCCCGCTCCGACACCGCGATGATCGTGCACGTGTACAAGGGTCACAAGCGGGCCAGCGTGGTCTCCATCCCGCGTGACACCATCATCGACCGCCCCGAGTGCACCGACACCAAGGGCGTCACCCATGACGCCGCGAACGGCGTGATGTTCAACTCCGCGTACTCCACCGGCGGTGCCACCTGCGCGGTGAAGACCGTCGAGTCCCTCACGGACATCCGCATGGACCACTATCTCGAGGTCGACTTCAGCGGCTTCGAGAAGCTCGTCGACGAACTCGGCGGCGTCCAGGTCACCACGACCAAGGACATCAAGGACTCCGAGAGCCATCTGAACCTCAGCGCCGGCAGCCATAAGCTCGACGGCGAGCAGGCCCTGGGCCTGGTCCGCACCCGACACGGCGTCGGCGACGGCTCCGACCTCGGCCGCATCCAGCTCCAGCAGGCCTTCATCAAGGCACTGGCCGACCAGGTCAAGCACATCGGCGTCTTCTCCAACCCGAAGAGGCTCTACGACCTCGCCGACACCGCCACCAAGGCCGTGACGGCCGACTCCAAGCTGGGCTCGGTCAACTCCCTGATGTCGTTCGCGAACGGACTCAAGGGCATCGGCTCCTCGAACATGCACATGGTCACGATGCCGGTCCGGTACGACCCGGCGAACCCGAACCGCGTGATCGTCGAGAAGTCGAAGGCCCAGCAGGTGTGGACGGCCCTCAAGAACGACCGGCCGATCCCGAAGGCGGCCACCGAAGGCAATGCCACGGGCGAGGCCAGGGGCGTCGTCAGCTCCGGCCGGGAATAG
- the rpmE gene encoding 50S ribosomal protein L31 — translation MKRDIHPEYVETQVSCTCGASFTTRSTISSGTVRAEVCSECHPFYTGKQKILDTGGRVARFEARFGKAAAGSKK, via the coding sequence TTGAAGCGCGACATCCACCCCGAGTACGTCGAGACGCAGGTCAGCTGCACCTGTGGCGCGTCGTTCACCACCCGTAGCACGATCTCCAGCGGCACCGTCCGTGCCGAGGTCTGCTCCGAGTGCCACCCGTTCTACACGGGCAAGCAGAAGATCCTCGACACCGGTGGCCGTGTGGCCCGCTTCGAGGCCCGCTTCGGCAAGGCTGCAGCCGGCTCCAAGAAGTAG
- the prfA gene encoding peptide chain release factor 1 yields the protein MFEAVEELVGEHADLETKLADPSVHADQANARKLNKRYAELTPIVATYRSWKQTGDDIETAKEFVADDPDFAAEAKELEKQREQLTEKLRLLLVPRDPSDDKDVILEIKAGAGGDESALFAGDLLRMYLRYAERIGWKTEIIDSTESELGGYKDVQVAVKTKGGNGATEPGQGVWARLKYEGGVHRVQRVPATESQGRIHTSAAGVLVTPEAEEVDVEVNPNDLRIDVYRSSGPGGQSVNTTDSAVRITHIPTGVVASCQNEKSQLQNKEQALRILRSRLLAAAQEEAEREAADARRSQVRTVDRSEKIRTYNFPENRLSDHRVGFKAYNLDQVLDGDLDAVIQACVDADSAAKLAAA from the coding sequence ATGTTCGAGGCCGTCGAGGAACTCGTCGGTGAGCACGCCGACCTGGAGACGAAGCTCGCCGACCCGTCGGTCCACGCCGACCAGGCCAACGCGCGCAAGCTCAACAAGCGTTACGCCGAGCTCACCCCGATCGTCGCCACGTACCGCTCCTGGAAGCAGACCGGCGACGACATCGAGACGGCGAAGGAATTCGTCGCCGACGACCCGGACTTCGCCGCCGAGGCCAAGGAGCTGGAGAAGCAGCGCGAGCAGCTCACCGAGAAGCTGCGCCTGCTGCTGGTCCCGCGTGACCCCAGTGACGACAAGGACGTCATTCTGGAGATCAAGGCCGGCGCCGGCGGTGACGAGTCCGCGCTCTTCGCGGGCGACCTGCTGCGTATGTATCTCCGCTACGCCGAGCGCATCGGCTGGAAGACCGAGATCATCGACTCGACCGAGTCCGAGCTGGGCGGCTACAAGGACGTCCAGGTCGCCGTGAAGACCAAGGGCGGCAACGGTGCCACCGAGCCCGGACAGGGCGTCTGGGCACGCCTGAAGTACGAGGGCGGCGTGCACCGCGTGCAGCGCGTGCCGGCGACCGAGTCCCAGGGCCGTATCCACACCTCCGCGGCCGGTGTCCTCGTGACGCCCGAGGCCGAGGAGGTCGACGTCGAGGTCAACCCGAACGACCTGCGCATCGACGTCTACCGCTCCTCGGGACCCGGCGGCCAGTCGGTCAACACCACCGACTCCGCCGTGCGCATCACGCACATTCCCACCGGAGTCGTCGCCTCCTGCCAGAACGAGAAGAGCCAGCTGCAGAACAAGGAGCAGGCACTGCGTATCCTGCGCTCCAGGCTGCTCGCAGCGGCGCAGGAGGAGGCGGAGCGGGAGGCCGCCGACGCCCGCCGCAGCCAGGTCCGCACCGTCGACCGCTCCGAGAAGATCCGTACGTACAACTTCCCGGAGAATCGCCTCTCGGACCACCGCGTCGGCTTCAAGGCCTACAACCTGGACCAGGTCCTGGACGGCGACCTCGACGCGGTCATCCAGGCCTGCGTCGACGCGGACTCGGCGGCCAAGCTGGCAGCCGCGTAA
- the prmC gene encoding peptide chain release factor N(5)-glutamine methyltransferase, translating into MNLLLAEVAQATQRLADAGVPSPRNDAEELAAFVHGVKRGELHSVKDSDFDARYWEVIARREQREPLQHITGRAYFRYLELQVGPGVFVPRPETESVVGWAIDAVRAMDVVEPRIVDLCTGSGAIALALAQEVPRSRVHAVELSEDALQWTRKNVEGSRVDLRQGNALDAFRDLDGHVDLVISNPPYIPLTEWEYVAPEARDYDPQLALFSGEDGLDLIRGLERTAHRLLRPGGVVVIEHADTQGGQVPWIFTEERGWADAADHPDLNRRPRFATARKALP; encoded by the coding sequence GTGAACCTGCTGCTCGCAGAGGTGGCACAGGCCACCCAGCGGCTGGCCGACGCCGGCGTGCCCTCGCCGCGCAATGACGCGGAGGAGCTCGCCGCGTTCGTGCACGGCGTGAAGCGGGGCGAGCTGCACTCCGTGAAGGACTCCGACTTCGACGCCCGCTACTGGGAGGTCATCGCCCGGCGCGAGCAGCGCGAACCGCTGCAGCACATCACCGGGCGGGCCTACTTCCGCTACCTGGAACTCCAGGTCGGGCCGGGCGTGTTCGTGCCGCGGCCCGAGACCGAGTCCGTGGTCGGCTGGGCCATAGACGCCGTGCGCGCCATGGACGTCGTGGAGCCCCGCATCGTCGACCTGTGCACCGGCTCCGGCGCCATCGCGCTCGCGCTCGCCCAGGAGGTTCCACGCTCCCGCGTGCACGCCGTGGAGCTGTCCGAGGATGCCCTCCAGTGGACCCGCAAGAACGTGGAGGGGTCCAGGGTCGACCTGCGGCAGGGCAACGCGCTGGACGCCTTCCGCGACCTCGACGGCCATGTCGACCTGGTCATCTCCAACCCGCCCTACATCCCCCTGACCGAGTGGGAGTACGTCGCCCCCGAGGCGCGGGACTACGATCCCCAACTCGCCCTGTTCTCAGGGGAGGACGGCCTCGATCTCATCCGCGGTCTGGAGCGGACCGCACACCGGCTGCTGCGCCCCGGCGGCGTCGTCGTCATCGAGCACGCCGACACCCAGGGCGGCCAGGTGCCGTGGATCTTCACCGAGGAGCGGGGCTGGGCCGACGCGGCCGACCACCCCGACCTGAACAGGCGCCCCCGGTTCGCGACGGCCCGCAAGGCGCTGCCGTGA
- a CDS encoding L-threonylcarbamoyladenylate synthase, with translation MARRYDTNDATDRTTGLREAASAVRRGELVVLPTDTVYGIGADAFSSEAVVDLLEAKGRGRNMPTPVLIGSPNTLHGLVTDFSEMAWELVDAFWPGALTLVAKHQPSLQWDLGDTRGTVALRMPLHPVAIELLTEVGPMAVSSANLTGHPAPEDCDAAQEMLGDSVSVYLDGGPTPANVPSSIVDVTGPVPVLLRAGALSADELRKVVPDLEVAN, from the coding sequence ATGGCACGGCGATACGACACCAACGACGCGACGGACCGTACGACGGGTCTGCGCGAGGCCGCGTCCGCCGTCCGTCGTGGCGAGCTGGTCGTCCTCCCGACCGACACGGTGTACGGCATCGGCGCCGACGCGTTCTCCTCGGAAGCCGTCGTCGATCTGCTGGAGGCCAAGGGCCGGGGCCGCAACATGCCCACCCCCGTGCTGATCGGCTCCCCGAACACGCTCCACGGCCTGGTCACGGACTTCTCGGAGATGGCCTGGGAACTCGTCGACGCGTTCTGGCCGGGCGCGCTCACGCTCGTCGCCAAGCACCAGCCGTCCCTGCAGTGGGACCTGGGCGACACCCGTGGCACCGTCGCCCTGCGCATGCCGCTGCACCCGGTCGCCATCGAGCTGCTCACCGAGGTCGGCCCCATGGCCGTCTCCTCCGCCAACCTCACCGGCCACCCGGCGCCGGAGGACTGTGACGCCGCGCAGGAGATGCTCGGCGACTCCGTCTCCGTCTACCTCGACGGCGGCCCGACGCCCGCCAACGTCCCCTCCTCCATCGTCGACGTCACCGGCCCGGTACCGGTGCTGCTGCGTGCCGGTGCGCTGTCGGCGGACGAGCTGCGGAAGGTCGTACCCGACCTCGAGGTGGCGAATTGA
- a CDS encoding arsenate reductase/protein-tyrosine-phosphatase family protein — MTAPDAGRGIGNGERATEITTTFVGLPRDCFRILHVSTGNVCRSPITERLTRHYVTQRLGVLGGALIVESAGTWGHEGAPMEANAEAVLADFGADASGFMGRELLDEHVIMADLVLTATRDHRAQVISMGHSAGLRTFTLKEFTRLVRAIDPATLPPLEEGVVARARALVRAAAALRGWLLAPTAEADEVYDPYGAPLTFFRSVGDEIHQAVDPVVTALTGVPARA; from the coding sequence TTGACGGCCCCTGACGCGGGGCGTGGCATAGGCAACGGGGAACGTGCCACGGAGATCACGACGACGTTCGTCGGGCTTCCACGCGACTGTTTCCGCATCCTCCACGTCAGCACCGGCAACGTGTGCCGCTCGCCCATCACCGAGCGGCTGACCCGCCATTACGTGACGCAGCGGCTCGGCGTGCTCGGTGGCGCGCTGATCGTGGAGAGCGCGGGCACCTGGGGCCACGAGGGCGCACCCATGGAGGCGAACGCGGAGGCGGTCCTCGCCGACTTCGGCGCGGACGCCTCCGGCTTCATGGGCCGGGAGCTGCTCGACGAGCACGTCATCATGGCCGACCTCGTCCTGACGGCGACCCGCGACCACCGTGCGCAGGTCATCTCCATGGGCCACTCGGCGGGCCTGCGCACCTTCACGCTGAAGGAGTTCACCCGCCTGGTGCGGGCGATCGACCCGGCGACCCTGCCGCCGCTGGAGGAGGGTGTGGTCGCGCGCGCCCGGGCCCTGGTCCGCGCGGCGGCGGCTCTACGCGGGTGGCTCCTGGCGCCGACGGCGGAAGCGGACGAGGTGTACGACCCCTACGGCGCCCCGCTGACCTTCTTCCGGTCCGTCGGGGACGAGATACACCAGGCGGTGGACCCGGTCGTCACGGCGCTCACCGGTGTACCCGCAAGGGCGTAA
- the glyA gene encoding serine hydroxymethyltransferase, with the protein MPVTHTLEADVLRRQDPELAEILLGELDRQSTTLQLIAAENFTSPAVLSALGSPLANKYAEGYPGARHHGGCEIVDVAERLAVDRAKALFGAEHANVQSHSGSSAVLATYAALLRPGDTVLALGLPYGGHLTHGSPANFSGRWFDFVGYGVDAETGLIDYEQVRSLARTHRPKAIVCGSIAYPRHIDYALFREVADEAGAYLIADAAHPIGLVAGGAAPSPVPYADVVCATTHKVLRGPRGGMILCGADLAERVDRAVFPFTQGGAQMHTIAAKAVAFGEAATPAFTAYAHQVVANARVLAAGLAAQGLVVTTGGTDTHLITADPAPLGVDGRTARGRLAAAGMVLDCCALPHGDARGLRLGTAAVTTQGMGKEEMDRIAVLFADVLRGGTESQKARDEVRELTGRFLPYTG; encoded by the coding sequence ATGCCGGTCACCCATACCCTTGAGGCCGATGTCCTGCGCCGGCAGGACCCGGAGCTGGCCGAGATCCTGCTCGGTGAGCTCGACCGGCAGTCGACGACGCTGCAGCTCATCGCCGCCGAGAACTTCACCTCGCCCGCCGTGCTGTCCGCGCTCGGCTCACCCCTGGCCAACAAGTACGCCGAGGGCTACCCCGGTGCCCGGCACCACGGCGGCTGCGAGATCGTCGACGTGGCCGAGCGCCTCGCCGTGGACCGCGCGAAGGCCCTGTTCGGCGCCGAGCACGCCAATGTGCAGTCGCACTCCGGGTCCTCCGCCGTACTGGCCACCTACGCGGCGCTCCTGCGGCCCGGCGACACCGTCCTCGCCCTCGGCCTCCCCTACGGCGGTCACCTGACGCACGGCTCGCCCGCCAACTTCTCCGGCCGCTGGTTCGACTTCGTCGGCTACGGCGTCGACGCGGAGACCGGTCTCATCGACTACGAGCAGGTGCGCTCGCTCGCCCGTACCCACCGCCCCAAGGCGATCGTGTGCGGGTCGATCGCCTATCCCCGGCACATCGACTACGCCCTCTTCCGCGAGGTCGCCGACGAGGCCGGGGCGTATCTCATCGCCGACGCCGCCCATCCCATCGGACTCGTCGCGGGGGGCGCGGCGCCCAGCCCGGTGCCGTACGCCGACGTGGTCTGCGCGACCACGCACAAGGTGCTGCGCGGGCCGCGCGGCGGGATGATCCTGTGCGGCGCCGACCTGGCGGAACGGGTCGACCGGGCCGTTTTCCCCTTCACCCAGGGCGGCGCGCAGATGCACACCATCGCCGCCAAGGCCGTCGCGTTCGGCGAGGCGGCGACACCGGCCTTCACCGCGTACGCCCATCAGGTGGTCGCCAACGCGCGGGTGCTCGCGGCCGGGCTGGCCGCTCAGGGGCTGGTCGTGACCACCGGCGGCACGGACACGCACCTGATCACCGCCGACCCGGCCCCCCTCGGCGTCGACGGCCGCACCGCGCGCGGCAGGCTCGCCGCGGCCGGCATGGTGCTCGACTGCTGCGCGCTGCCGCACGGCGACGCCCGCGGCCTGCGGCTGGGCACGGCCGCGGTGACCACGCAGGGCATGGGCAAGGAGGAGATGGACCGGATCGCCGTGCTGTTCGCAGACGTGTTGCGGGGCGGGACCGAGAGCCAGAAGGCGCGTGACGAGGTGCGTGAGCTCACCGGTAGATTTCTGCCGTACACCGGCTGA